One part of the Mya arenaria isolate MELC-2E11 chromosome 3, ASM2691426v1 genome encodes these proteins:
- the LOC128229093 gene encoding ATP-dependent Clp protease ATP-binding subunit ClpX-like — protein sequence MMAAAARLIPVRILTSLDKIPPSLRRNIQRLTYSVKKVHCQHHVRRQFHRSAVLVSSQGPSAPSGPGGGDGKDKDGDKGKHVDGSDIAGIGLQGAGGDNAVDSGTNNDDKMADMNSTESTDISEPTPPKTGMDLPGEMLRVVNCSKCGAAIKNIVPVDEKYQARFVKCPNCQQHTIIPENILKPSHLHAPPKPKEKELPTPKQIKHFLDQHVVGQEHAKERLAVAVYNHYKTVRHNLRNKEDQTQSLKKYTPKSEISSLLGLPSNFVGDARASGRSWDREQVDDDGEEEEVVLGKSNILMLGPTGSGKTLLVQTIASILEVPFASCDCTSMTSAGYVGDDVESVIAKLLQNAGGNVDKCEKGIIFLDEIDKISRKSSAGSIFASNKDIGGEGVQQAMLKMLEGTVVKIAEKKNKPSYSSESQTDVDTSNILFIAAGAFNGLEKVVKKRKNVKVLGFGSPVESEERVKNAAFDVYADKPSTREQNAERDRLLQEVEDTDLIDFGLIPEFVGRIPVVVPLHSLNEEMLVRILTEPQNALIKQYQQLFKMDEVQIEFTEEALRAIAHVAMEKQTGARGLRAVVDKCQLMAGFEVPGSDVKTVIITEDVVRKNKPAVYVKEGKQKFQHG from the exons ATGATGGCTGCAGCAGCGCGACTCATTCCTGTGCGCATTTTGACTTCATTGGACAAAATACCTCCTTCACTTAGAAGAA ATATACAGCGTTTGACATATTCCGTTAAAAAAGTTCACTGTCAGCATCATGTGCGACGCCAATTTCACAGGAGTGCAGTGTTAGTGTCGAGCCAGGGACCATCTGCTCCATCTGGTCCTGGTGGTGGAGATGGGAAGGACAAAGATGGTGATAAGGGGAAGCACGTTGATGGCAGTGACATAGCGGGAATTGGACTGCAAGGTGCCGGTGGGGATAATGCTGTTGACAGTGGAACAAACAATGATGACAAAATGGCTGATATGAACAGCACAG AAAGCACAGACATCAGTGAACCAACACCTCCCAAGACTGGAATGGACCTACCAGGGGAAATGTTACGAGTTGTAAACTGTTCTAAATGTGGCGCTGCCATTAAAAACATTGTTCCTGTTGATGAGAAAT ATCAAGCGAGGTTTGTTAAGTGTCCGAACTGCCAGCAGCACACCATTATCCCTGAGAACATCTTGAAGCCGAGCCACCTCCATGCACCGCCAAAACCCAAAGAGAAGGAGCTGCCCACCCCAAAACAGATCAAACACTTCTTGGACCAGCATGTGGTTGGGCAGGAGCATGCCAAGGAGCGCCTTGCAGTGGCCGTGTACAACCACTACAAGACTGTCAGGCATAACCTCAGAAATAAGGAAGACCAGACACAGTCCCTGAAGAAATACACACCAAAAT CCGAGATTTCATCTCTCCTTGGTTTGCCTTCCAACTTCGTGGGTGACGCGCGTGCATCAGGTCGGTCGTGGGATCGAGAACAAGTGGATGATGACGGGGAGGAGGAGGAGGTTGTGCTGGGGAAAAGCAACATCCTCATGCTGGGACCCACTGGCTCAG GTAAAACCCTGCTTGTGCAGACTATAGCGAGCATCTTGGAGGTCCCATTTGCCAGCTGTGACTGCACCAGTATGACATCGGCGGGGTATGTTGGTGATGATGTGGAATCTGTGATTGCAAAGCTGCTTCAAAATGCCGGGGGCAATGTAGACAAGTGTGAAAAAG GTATCATATTTCTGGACGAGATTGACAAAATCAGTCGTAAGAGCAGCGCAGGCAGCATCTTTGCAAGCAACAAGGACATCGGAGGGGAGGGAGTTCAGCAGGCCATGCTGAAGATGCTAGAGGGCACTGTGGTCAAGATTGCTGAGAAAAAGAACAAGCCTAGCTACAGCTCTGAGAGCCAGACTGATGTAGATACATCTAATATCTTGTTCATCGCAGCTGGGGCTTTCAATGGACTtgagaaagttgtcaaaaagagaaaaaatgtcaaa gtACTGGGTTTTGGTTCACCTGTGGAAAGCGAAGAAAGGGTGAAAAATGCTGCCTTTGATGTGTATGCGGACAAACCTTCAACTAGGGAGCAGAATGCAGAGCGAGACCGGCTGCTGCAGGAGGTGGAGGACACAGACCTGATTGACTTTGGTCTCATCCCAGAGTTTGTTGGACGAATCCCAGTTGTCGTGCCACTACATTCCCTTAATGAGGAGATGCTGGTCCGCATCCTCACCGAGCCCCAGAACGCCCTCATCAAGCAGTACCAGCAGCTGTTCAAGATGGATGAG GTACAGATAGAGTTTACAGAGGAAGCGTTGAGGGCAATCGCTCATGTTGCAATGGAAAAGCAGACAGGTGCTCGCGGTCTCCGTGCTGTTGTG GACAAATGTCAGCTCATGGCGGGTTTTGAGGTGCCAGGCTCTGATGTCAAGACAGTCATCATCACTGAAGATGTGGTGAGGAAAAATAAGCCTGCTGTCTATGTGAAGGAGGGAAAGCAGAAATTTCAGCATGGATGA
- the LOC128229400 gene encoding activating signal cointegrator 1-like isoform X1: MQKRIDRLTKVTYRNNMPTLGLILYQFIRYILSIESSEDLEEYMLELLDRDDRRTKPFLRELIARWGPYHDSKNNTGQIYQKSAFDEEYIVGKEKRKNTQSHKDRSAIQKKIVVNGYDVENRGILPGEERATTTPLLPSPRESTEKEVKKKQKFVPLYSKEGQAVSIVQLPGRHVCECQAAKHRLVNNCSRCGRVVCEQEGAGPCLFCGHLVCTREDEEVLSRGSRKSEKLRQHLMREMPSELLGRHLFSRDTDYLPNTRAKMQDSLTVAQKHKEKLLEYDKNSVRRTQVIDDEADYFSTDSNQWLNQKDREQLRKREEELRSKRYVSRKDRKITLDFAGRQVIEEDPSANVNMYDVTDDIVQKVNFGARPKEKNVSTTLSSTGDEYLVNPLIDVKPPKFVPQGGPTHAAGGGSVVGIGRSLPRIQDRELQEMSDQGMCMSMHQPWASLLVAGIKVHEGRTWFTAHRGRLWIAATAKTPEPAEVADMEDIYRQLYDNRSLEFPSHYPTGCLLGCVDVIDCLPQDTYREKFPDGESASPFVFICDNPLQLLVKFPIKGKHKIYNLESHIHKAAKKGLR, encoded by the exons ATGCAGAAAAGAATTGACAGACTGACCAAAGTTACTTATAGAAACAATATGCCAACGCTTGGATTAATTCTTTACCAATTCATAAG gTATATATTGAGTATAGAGAGTAGTGAGGATCTGGAGGAGTATATGTTGGAACTGCTGGACAGGGATGATCGCAGGACCAAACCATTTCTACGGGAACTTATTGCTCGCTGGGGGCCATATCACGATTCCAAGAACAACACTGGCCAG ATTTATCAAAAATCAGCTTTTGATGAAGAGTATATTGTTGGaaaagagaaaagaaaaaaCACCCAGTCACATAAAGACAGAAGTGCCATACAAAAGAAGATTGTTGTCAATGGATACGATGTTGAAAATAGGGGT ATTTTGCCAGGGGAAGAGAGAGCGACAACAACCCCCTTACTGCCATCACCACGGGAGTCTACAGAGAAGGAAGTGAAGAAGAAGCAGAAGTTTGTCCCCTTGTACAGCAAGGAAGGCCAGGCTGTGTCCATTGTACAGCTTCCAG GTCGTCATGTATGTGAGTGTCAGGCTGCAAAGCATCGCCTGGTCAATAACTGCAGCCGTTGTGGACGTGTTGTGTGTGAACAGGAAGGTGCTGGGCCATGTCTCTTCTGTGGTCACCTG GTTTGTACTAGAGAGGACGAGGAGGTGTTATCACGGGGGTCACGGAAGAGCGAAAAGCTTCGTCAGCATCTGATGCGTGAAATGCCTAGTGAGCTGCTGGGGAGGCACCTGTTCTCCCGTGACACAGACTACCTCCCCAACACCCGTGCAAAGATGCAGGACAGCCTCACAGTGGCACAGAAACATAAGGAGAAACTGCTGGAATATGACAAGAACAG TGTTCGTCGGACCCAAGTGATAGATGACGAGGCAGATTATTTCTCAACTGACTCCAACCAGTGGCTTAATCAGAAGGATCGAGAACAGTTACGCAAGAGAGAGGAAGAGCTGCGCTCAAAACGTTACGTATCACGTAAGGACAGAAAGATAACCCTGGACTTCGCTGGGCGACAGGTGATAGAGGAAGACCCGAGTGCTAACGTCAACATGTATGATGTGACTGATGACATTGTTCAGAAGGTGAACTTTGGTGCAAGACCCAAGGAGAAGAATGTGTCCACAACTTTGTCATCAACTGGAGATGAATACCTTGTTAATCCCCTTATCGATGTGAAACCCCCAAAG TTTGTGCCCCAAGGTGGTCCTACACATGCCGCAGGCGGTGGGAGTGTGGTTGGGATTGGGAGGTCGCTACCGCGGATACAGGACCGAGAGTTACAGGAGATGTCTGACCAGGGAATGTGTATGAGCATGCACCAACCCTGGGCCTCGCTTTTGGTTGCTGGCATTAAAGT CCATGAGGGTCGTACCTGGTTTACCGCCCATCGAGGTCGCCTGTGGATTGCTGCAACAGCAAAGACCCCCGAGCCTGCTGAGGTGGCTGATATGGAGGACATCTACAGGCAGCTCTATGACA ACCGGTCCCTGGAGTTCCCAAGTCACTACCCGACTGGCTGCCTGCTGGGATGTGTGGATGTTATAGACTGTCTACCCCAGGACACGTATCGGGAAAAG TTCCCAGACGGAGAGTCCGCCTCCCCATTTGTGTTCATCTGTGATAACCCCCTGCAACTCCTTGTCAAGTTCCCTATCAAGggcaaacataaaatat ACAATCTTGAGAGTCATATACACAAGGCAGCCAAGAAGGGACTTAGATAA
- the LOC128229400 gene encoding activating signal cointegrator 1-like isoform X2, giving the protein MGEKVESWLCGELGKLGIDASPEIAQYILSIESSEDLEEYMLELLDRDDRRTKPFLRELIARWGPYHDSKNNTGQIYQKSAFDEEYIVGKEKRKNTQSHKDRSAIQKKIVVNGYDVENRGILPGEERATTTPLLPSPRESTEKEVKKKQKFVPLYSKEGQAVSIVQLPGRHVCECQAAKHRLVNNCSRCGRVVCEQEGAGPCLFCGHLVCTREDEEVLSRGSRKSEKLRQHLMREMPSELLGRHLFSRDTDYLPNTRAKMQDSLTVAQKHKEKLLEYDKNSVRRTQVIDDEADYFSTDSNQWLNQKDREQLRKREEELRSKRYVSRKDRKITLDFAGRQVIEEDPSANVNMYDVTDDIVQKVNFGARPKEKNVSTTLSSTGDEYLVNPLIDVKPPKFVPQGGPTHAAGGGSVVGIGRSLPRIQDRELQEMSDQGMCMSMHQPWASLLVAGIKVHEGRTWFTAHRGRLWIAATAKTPEPAEVADMEDIYRQLYDNRSLEFPSHYPTGCLLGCVDVIDCLPQDTYREKFPDGESASPFVFICDNPLQLLVKFPIKGKHKIYNLESHIHKAAKKGLR; this is encoded by the exons ATGGGAGAAAAAGTAGAAAGTTGGCTATGTGGTGAACTTGGAAAATTGGGCATTGATGCTTCTCCTGAAATAGCACA gTATATATTGAGTATAGAGAGTAGTGAGGATCTGGAGGAGTATATGTTGGAACTGCTGGACAGGGATGATCGCAGGACCAAACCATTTCTACGGGAACTTATTGCTCGCTGGGGGCCATATCACGATTCCAAGAACAACACTGGCCAG ATTTATCAAAAATCAGCTTTTGATGAAGAGTATATTGTTGGaaaagagaaaagaaaaaaCACCCAGTCACATAAAGACAGAAGTGCCATACAAAAGAAGATTGTTGTCAATGGATACGATGTTGAAAATAGGGGT ATTTTGCCAGGGGAAGAGAGAGCGACAACAACCCCCTTACTGCCATCACCACGGGAGTCTACAGAGAAGGAAGTGAAGAAGAAGCAGAAGTTTGTCCCCTTGTACAGCAAGGAAGGCCAGGCTGTGTCCATTGTACAGCTTCCAG GTCGTCATGTATGTGAGTGTCAGGCTGCAAAGCATCGCCTGGTCAATAACTGCAGCCGTTGTGGACGTGTTGTGTGTGAACAGGAAGGTGCTGGGCCATGTCTCTTCTGTGGTCACCTG GTTTGTACTAGAGAGGACGAGGAGGTGTTATCACGGGGGTCACGGAAGAGCGAAAAGCTTCGTCAGCATCTGATGCGTGAAATGCCTAGTGAGCTGCTGGGGAGGCACCTGTTCTCCCGTGACACAGACTACCTCCCCAACACCCGTGCAAAGATGCAGGACAGCCTCACAGTGGCACAGAAACATAAGGAGAAACTGCTGGAATATGACAAGAACAG TGTTCGTCGGACCCAAGTGATAGATGACGAGGCAGATTATTTCTCAACTGACTCCAACCAGTGGCTTAATCAGAAGGATCGAGAACAGTTACGCAAGAGAGAGGAAGAGCTGCGCTCAAAACGTTACGTATCACGTAAGGACAGAAAGATAACCCTGGACTTCGCTGGGCGACAGGTGATAGAGGAAGACCCGAGTGCTAACGTCAACATGTATGATGTGACTGATGACATTGTTCAGAAGGTGAACTTTGGTGCAAGACCCAAGGAGAAGAATGTGTCCACAACTTTGTCATCAACTGGAGATGAATACCTTGTTAATCCCCTTATCGATGTGAAACCCCCAAAG TTTGTGCCCCAAGGTGGTCCTACACATGCCGCAGGCGGTGGGAGTGTGGTTGGGATTGGGAGGTCGCTACCGCGGATACAGGACCGAGAGTTACAGGAGATGTCTGACCAGGGAATGTGTATGAGCATGCACCAACCCTGGGCCTCGCTTTTGGTTGCTGGCATTAAAGT CCATGAGGGTCGTACCTGGTTTACCGCCCATCGAGGTCGCCTGTGGATTGCTGCAACAGCAAAGACCCCCGAGCCTGCTGAGGTGGCTGATATGGAGGACATCTACAGGCAGCTCTATGACA ACCGGTCCCTGGAGTTCCCAAGTCACTACCCGACTGGCTGCCTGCTGGGATGTGTGGATGTTATAGACTGTCTACCCCAGGACACGTATCGGGAAAAG TTCCCAGACGGAGAGTCCGCCTCCCCATTTGTGTTCATCTGTGATAACCCCCTGCAACTCCTTGTCAAGTTCCCTATCAAGggcaaacataaaatat ACAATCTTGAGAGTCATATACACAAGGCAGCCAAGAAGGGACTTAGATAA